Proteins from one Coregonus clupeaformis isolate EN_2021a chromosome 29, ASM2061545v1, whole genome shotgun sequence genomic window:
- the cmpk2 gene encoding UMP-CMP kinase 2, mitochondrial, translating to MARRILSRFGHWSSYVFAVEFDTKSDPIYFALEGKHSEGPQVFRNVLADERCYSLHVYSDDIIERAKFYGGLKNKLSKELPSECTLLEMSTFQPNVKDSVIKGYFLKDSSKSSATERVLGELLRNDPVYVCSYLCGGEDRQWSQHLWSNTENGWVVGSEKYCVVPAEKPKHHPSTLNIINDDVFYSFEDAYKVLQQCGDIIPESKAVLELVDQRLESKEKTAFPVIVIEGLDATGKTTLTESLTEALGATLLRSPPQCLSPWRARFDTEPPLIRRAFYALGNYLTAGQIGQEARKAPVILDRYWHSTAAYAIATAVGGKLGNLPQAGSEVYGWPGDLLRPSLVLLLSLSPQERMRRLQVRGQDKTREEEELDANHLFRQKVEEAYQRIEGPACVTVDASPSPDQVLQQVLLLIREKCHL from the exons ATGGCAAGACGCATATTGTCGCGGTTTGGCCATTGGTCTTCTTATGTGTTTGCAGTGGAGTTCGATACGAAATCTGACCCCATCTACTTCGCCCTAGAAGGCAAGCATAGCGAGGGGCCACAAGTGTTCAGAAATGTCCTCGCTGATGAAAGATGCTACTCGCTCCATGTCTACAGCGATGACATAATTGAAAGAGCAAAGTTTTATGGAGGACTGAAAAACAAACTATCCAAAGAGTTACCTTCAGAATGTACGCTTTTGGAAATGTCCACATTTCAGCCTAATGTCAAAGATTCTGTCATCAAAGGATATTTTCTAAAAGACTCATCTAAGTCCTCAGCGACTGAACGAGTATTGGGCGAGTTGCTTCGCAATGACCCAGTCTATGTATGCTCCTACTTGTGCGGGGGAGAGGACAGACAGTGGTCGCAACACCTGTGGTCCAATACAGAAAACGGTTGGGTGGTGGGATCGGAGAAATACTGCGTGGTACCTGCTGAAAAGCCAAAGCATCATCCTTCAACTCTCAACATCATCAACGATGACGTGTTCTACAGTTTTGAGGATGCCTACAAAGTTCTACAACAG TGTGGTGACATCATCCCTGAGTCCAAGGCTGTGCTGGAGCTTGTGGACCAGCGACTGGAGTCTAAGGAGAAAACAGCCTTTCCTGTTATTGTCATAGAGGGATTGGATGCTACAG GTAAAACCACTCTGACTGAGTCCCTGACGGAGGCACTGGGGGCCACTCTCCTGAGGTCCCCTCCCCAGTGTCTGTCCCCATGGAGGGCCCGCTTCGACACTGAGCCCCCCCTCATCCGCAGGGCCTTCTATGCCCTTGGGAACTACCTGACAGCAGGACAGATAGGCCAGGAGGCCAGGAAAGCACCTGTCATTTTAGACAG GTACTGGCACAGCACAGCAGCCTATGCCATAGCCACGGCGGTGGGTGGTAAGCTGGGTAACCTGCCCCAGGCTGGCAGTGAGGTGTATGGCTGGCCAGGGGACCTGCTGAGGCCCAGCCTGGTGCTGCTGCTCAGCCTTAGCCCacaggagaggatgaggagactacaggtcagaggtcaggacaagaccagggaggaggaggagctggacGCCAATCACCTGTTCAGACAGAA AGTCGAGGAGGCTTACCAGCGGATTGAGGGCCCGGCCTGCGTCACTGTGGATGCCAGTCCTTCTCCAGACCAAGTGCTCCAACAAGTGCTACTTTTAATTAGGGAAAAATGCCACTTGTAa
- the LOC121544412 gene encoding radical S-adenosyl methionine domain-containing protein 2: MFLQLGINYLECIFATVLAWIRGTSQLSSTGKVNPATIKVVQKTVSQAAATPRSVNYHFTRQCNYKCGFCFHTAKTSFVLPIEEAKRGLQLLKESGLEKINFSGGEPFIHDRGDFLGKLVQYCKHDLQLPSVSIVSNGSMIREKWFHTYGKYLDILAISCDSFDEDTNHTIGRAQGRKSHLDNLFKVREWCQKYKVAFKVNSVINTFNVDEDMREKITGLNPVRWKVFQCLLIDGENAGENSLREAERFVISDQQFQDFLDRHSSIGCLVPESNQKMRDSYLILDEYMRFLDCREGRKDPSKSILDVGVEEAIQFSGFDEKMFLKRGGKYVWSKADMRLEW; this comes from the exons ATGTTCCTACAGCTCGGCATAAATTACCTCGAGTGCATATTTGCAACTGTACTGGCATGGATCCGTGGCACGTCACAGTTATCATCTACAGGAAAAGTAAATCCAGCTACAATCAAGGTGGTGCAAAAGACAGTATCTCAAGCTGCGGCAACTCCAAGAAGTGTCAATTATCATTTTACCCGACAGTGCAATTATAAGTGCGGTTTTTGTTTCCACACTGCAAAAACGTCTTTTGTCCTACCCATTGAGGAAGCAAAGAGAGGTTTACAGCTTCTGAAGGAATCAG GACTGGAAAAAATTAACTTTTCTGGCGGAGAGCCTTTCATACACGACAGAGGTGATTTCTTGGGGAAATTAGTCCAATACTGCAAACACGACCTCCAGCTTCCAAGTGTCAGTATTGTCAGCAATGGCAGCATGATTAGAGAGAAGTGGTTCCACACATATG GCAAATACCTGGACATTCTGGCCATTTCCTGTGACAGCTTTGATGAGGACACCAACCACACTATTGGCAGAGCCCAGGGCAGGAAGAGCCACCTGGACAACCTCTTCAAGGTCCGGGAGTGGTGCCAGAAGTACAAAGTGGCGTTCAAAGTAAACTCTGTGATCAACACCTTCAATGTGGATGAAGACATGAGAGAAAAAATCACCGGACTCAACCCTGTACGCTGGAAG GTGTTCCAGTGTCTGCTGATCGATGGCGAGAACGCTGGGGAGAACAgtctgagggaggcagagaggttTGTCATCAGCGACCAGCAGTTTCAGGACTTCCTGGATAGGCACAGCAGCATCGGCTGCCTGGTACCAGAGTCCAATCAAAAG ATGAGAGATTCCTACCTCATCCTGGATGAATAT ATGCGTTTCCTGGATTgcagagaggggaggaaagatcCATCCAAGTCCATCCTTGATGTTGGCGTGGAAGAGGCCATTCAGTTCAGTGGCTTTGATGAGAAGATGTTCCTAAAGAGAGGAGGGAAATATGTGTGGAGCAAAGCTGACATGCGGCTAGAGTGGTGA